The following are from one region of the Vibrio hyugaensis genome:
- a CDS encoding class I SAM-dependent methyltransferase, which produces MSKPQHHVPNHLLKPLFLRSRESLVDNGLVYDPIAAKACLSCKMAPDCISGDVDQKQLLHVTLTQLCDQQVSHFLQQHSDAWIINVGAGLDTRFYRLDNGRCHWIELDVTENLVWRQRLFHKNERYEHRCGSVEDMSWLDELRIPEKAPVLILCEMALLDCDESRVATFIQTLGRHFVSAEVCMVLAGDLTESKWGQKLGSDTYAHGFEAPAEQVLHWLPWAQWVKAFSPFDRFCSRWKAWQRWLNKIPMLKHRLTPVLVHIKW; this is translated from the coding sequence ATGTCCAAGCCTCAACATCACGTACCTAACCATCTGTTGAAACCGTTATTTTTGCGTAGCCGCGAAAGCTTGGTCGATAACGGCTTGGTGTACGATCCGATCGCTGCAAAAGCGTGCTTGAGTTGCAAGATGGCGCCAGATTGCATCAGTGGCGACGTCGATCAGAAGCAGCTACTGCACGTGACTTTAACTCAGTTGTGTGATCAGCAAGTCAGTCATTTTCTTCAACAACACTCAGATGCTTGGATCATCAACGTAGGTGCAGGCTTAGATACGCGTTTCTACCGCTTGGACAATGGCCGTTGTCACTGGATTGAACTGGATGTCACCGAGAATCTGGTTTGGCGTCAGCGTTTATTCCACAAAAACGAACGTTACGAACATCGTTGTGGCAGTGTAGAAGACATGAGTTGGTTGGACGAACTGCGCATTCCAGAAAAAGCACCAGTACTGATTTTGTGCGAGATGGCTTTACTCGATTGCGATGAATCGCGCGTTGCGACCTTTATCCAGACATTGGGTCGTCATTTTGTTTCGGCAGAAGTGTGCATGGTACTCGCGGGCGACCTAACTGAAAGTAAATGGGGCCAGAAGCTTGGCTCGGACACTTATGCTCACGGTTTTGAAGCTCCGGCAGAGCAAGTCTTGCATTGGTTACCATGGGCACAATGGGTAAAAGCCTTCTCACCATTCGACCGGTTCTGCTCGCGTTGGAAAGCATGGCAACGTTGGCTGAATAAGATCCCAATGTTGAAGCATCGCCTCACGCCAGTCCTCGTTCACATCAAGTGGTAA
- the dinF gene encoding MATE family efflux transporter DinF, with protein sequence MTNSIFSPLSNPQVHRQVLALAIPMVLSNITVPLLGLVDAAVIGHLEHAWYLGGVALGSTMISVTFWLLGFLRMSTTGLAAQSYGGEDRKQLALVLMQGSLMALLFALVFLIAHNPIADLIFGWSDASAEVKHYGMEYFSIRVWSAPAALMNFVLLGWLLGTQNSKAPMWMVIITNVTNIALDLLFVIGLGWKVEGAALASVIADYSGMAFGLMCVWKTWRARQLPSPKSLLTDTQHGLGRFVKLNRDIFLRSLCLQATFSFMTFQGASFGDDVVAANAVLMSFLMMISYGMDGFAYAMEAMVGKAIGAKDRAQLSASLIGTFFWSLIICLGLTAVFGLAGSHLIAMITSIDAVQQQASVYLPWLVVMPLASMWCFLFDGIFVGATKGKDMRNSMFVATCCFFAIFFLFSGWQNHALWFAMTSFMAMRGIGLGAIFFYQWRKGSFLA encoded by the coding sequence GTGACAAACTCTATCTTTTCTCCTTTATCGAACCCTCAAGTGCATCGCCAAGTGTTAGCGCTCGCTATCCCTATGGTGCTTTCGAATATTACTGTTCCACTATTGGGCTTGGTTGACGCTGCGGTGATCGGTCACCTTGAACACGCTTGGTATCTCGGCGGTGTTGCGCTTGGTAGCACCATGATCAGCGTGACGTTTTGGTTGCTTGGTTTCTTACGTATGTCGACTACAGGGTTGGCGGCGCAGTCTTATGGCGGTGAAGACCGAAAACAACTCGCTTTGGTGCTTATGCAAGGCTCACTAATGGCATTGCTGTTTGCGTTGGTCTTTCTTATTGCTCATAACCCAATCGCGGACCTGATCTTTGGTTGGAGTGATGCCAGTGCTGAAGTGAAGCACTATGGCATGGAATATTTCTCTATCCGCGTATGGAGTGCACCTGCTGCACTGATGAACTTTGTTTTGTTGGGTTGGCTGCTTGGAACACAAAATTCCAAAGCACCAATGTGGATGGTGATCATCACCAACGTGACCAACATCGCGCTCGATTTACTGTTTGTGATTGGCTTGGGCTGGAAAGTAGAAGGCGCAGCGCTGGCATCGGTGATTGCTGATTACTCAGGCATGGCGTTTGGCTTGATGTGTGTGTGGAAAACATGGCGTGCACGTCAGTTACCATCTCCGAAGAGCCTGCTAACCGATACTCAACATGGGCTAGGGCGTTTCGTAAAACTCAATCGCGATATCTTCTTACGTTCGCTCTGTTTACAAGCTACGTTTAGCTTTATGACTTTCCAAGGCGCGAGCTTTGGCGATGACGTGGTTGCGGCCAATGCAGTATTGATGAGTTTCTTGATGATGATTTCTTATGGCATGGACGGTTTTGCTTACGCTATGGAAGCCATGGTTGGTAAAGCGATTGGCGCGAAAGACCGAGCGCAACTCAGTGCTTCGCTGATTGGTACTTTCTTTTGGAGCCTGATCATCTGTTTAGGTTTGACTGCGGTATTTGGTTTGGCAGGATCGCACTTGATCGCCATGATCACTTCGATTGACGCGGTGCAGCAGCAAGCGTCGGTGTATCTGCCATGGCTGGTGGTCATGCCATTAGCGTCGATGTGGTGCTTCCTGTTTGATGGCATTTTTGTTGGTGCTACTAAAGGTAAAGACATGCGAAACAGTATGTTCGTGGCGACTTGCTGCTTTTTCGCGATTTTCTTTTTGTTCTCTGGTTGGCAAAACCATGCGCTGTGGTTTGCGATGACCAGTTTCATGGCAATGCGAGGGATTGGACTCGGCGCTATCTTCTTCTATCAATGGCGCAAGGGAAGCTTCCTTGCCTAG
- the sthA gene encoding Si-specific NAD(P)(+) transhydrogenase translates to MAHANHYDVIVIGSGPGGEGAAMGLTKAGLNVAIVEKESSVGGGCTHWGTIPSKALRHAVSRIIEFNSNPLFCRNNTSLHATFSDILGHAKSVIDKQTRLRQGFYDRNSCSLLFGTARFIDNYSIAVMQSDGTEEIYSADKFVIATGSRPYQPNDVDFLHERIYDSDSILSLKHDPRHIIIYGAGVIGCEYASIFRGLGVKTDLINTRDRLLSFLDNEVSDALSYHFWNSGVVIRNDETFEKIEGTEDGVIVHLQSGKKMKADCLLYANGRTGNTDKLNLPVVGLEGDSRGQLKVDGNYRTEVEHIYAVGDVIGYPSLASAAYDQGRFVAQAITKGQADGNLIDDIPTGIYTIPEISSVGKTEQELTAAKVPYEVGRSSFKHLARAQIAGKDIGSLKILFHRETKEILGIHCFGERAAEIIHIGQAIMEQKGEANTIEYFVNTTFNYPTMAEAYRVAALNGLNRLF, encoded by the coding sequence ATGGCGCATGCTAATCACTATGACGTGATCGTAATTGGTAGTGGCCCGGGCGGAGAAGGGGCGGCAATGGGGTTAACCAAAGCAGGCCTAAATGTTGCCATCGTAGAAAAGGAAAGCAGTGTTGGTGGCGGTTGTACGCACTGGGGAACCATACCATCTAAAGCATTGCGTCACGCCGTTAGCCGGATCATTGAATTCAATAGCAACCCGCTATTCTGTCGTAATAACACCAGCCTTCATGCAACATTTTCTGACATTTTAGGCCACGCAAAATCGGTCATCGACAAACAAACGCGACTTCGTCAGGGCTTTTATGATCGCAACTCATGCTCGTTATTATTCGGCACTGCGCGTTTTATCGATAATTACTCCATTGCCGTGATGCAAAGTGACGGAACAGAAGAAATCTATTCGGCAGATAAGTTCGTCATCGCCACGGGCTCCCGCCCTTACCAACCGAACGACGTCGACTTCTTGCACGAACGCATCTACGACAGCGACTCTATCTTGAGCTTAAAACACGACCCTCGCCACATCATCATTTACGGAGCTGGGGTGATCGGTTGTGAATACGCCTCAATCTTCCGCGGCTTAGGCGTGAAAACTGATCTGATTAATACTCGCGATCGCCTACTCTCTTTCCTCGATAACGAAGTCTCAGATGCATTGTCTTACCACTTCTGGAACAGTGGCGTGGTGATTCGTAACGATGAAACATTCGAGAAAATTGAAGGCACCGAAGATGGCGTTATCGTACATCTTCAATCGGGTAAGAAGATGAAAGCCGATTGCCTACTGTATGCGAACGGGCGAACGGGTAACACAGACAAACTCAACTTACCTGTGGTTGGACTTGAAGGTGATTCACGCGGACAACTCAAAGTAGATGGTAACTACCGTACAGAAGTGGAACACATCTACGCAGTCGGTGATGTGATTGGCTACCCTAGCCTAGCAAGTGCAGCGTATGACCAAGGTCGTTTCGTGGCACAAGCCATCACTAAAGGACAAGCTGACGGCAATCTGATTGATGACATCCCAACAGGTATCTACACCATTCCAGAAATCAGCTCAGTGGGTAAAACCGAACAAGAACTGACCGCGGCGAAAGTGCCTTACGAAGTGGGACGCTCTTCGTTCAAACATCTCGCTCGTGCACAGATTGCAGGTAAAGACATCGGCAGCTTGAAAATCCTCTTCCATCGTGAAACCAAAGAAATTCTTGGTATTCACTGCTTTGGTGAGCGCGCTGCAGAAATCATCCACATCGGTCAGGCCATCATGGAACAAAAAGGTGAAGCTAATACGATTGAATACTTCGTCAATACCACCTTCAACTACCCGACGATGGCAGAAGCGTATCGCGTAGCGGCATTGAACGGTTTGAACCGATTATTCTAA
- the fabR gene encoding HTH-type transcriptional repressor FabR, with product MKSMGIRAQQKEKTRRSLIDAAFNQLSADRSFSNLSLREVAREAGIAPTSFYRHFKDMDELGLTMVDEGGLLLRQLMRQARQRIVKEGSVIRTSVETFMEFIESSPNVFRLLLRERSGTSSEFRTAVAREIQHFAAELTEYLISTGMTKEEAFTQAEASVTLVFSSGAEVLDLDRRERDELAERLIMQLRMIAKGAYWYRKERERNRLKGGIE from the coding sequence ATGAAATCGATGGGAATCCGCGCGCAGCAAAAAGAAAAAACACGTCGATCACTGATCGATGCGGCATTTAATCAACTCAGTGCGGACCGCAGCTTTTCTAATCTCAGCTTGCGAGAAGTCGCCCGAGAGGCTGGAATTGCGCCAACTTCTTTTTATCGTCACTTCAAAGACATGGATGAGCTTGGCTTAACCATGGTAGATGAAGGCGGTTTGTTGTTACGCCAACTGATGCGTCAAGCGCGTCAGCGTATTGTCAAAGAAGGCAGTGTGATTCGAACTTCGGTTGAAACCTTTATGGAATTCATTGAAAGTAGTCCTAACGTATTTCGCTTATTGTTGCGTGAGCGCTCTGGCACTTCTTCTGAATTTCGTACTGCCGTCGCTCGAGAAATCCAGCATTTTGCGGCAGAATTAACCGAGTATTTAATAAGCACTGGCATGACCAAAGAAGAAGCGTTTACTCAAGCAGAAGCGTCAGTCACTTTGGTATTCAGTTCTGGTGCTGAAGTTTTAGATTTAGATCGACGCGAGCGCGATGAACTCGCCGAGCGATTGATCATGCAATTGCGAATGATAGCCAAAGGGGCCTATTGGTATCGCAAAGAACGTGAACGTAACCGATTAAAAGGCGGGATAGAATAA
- a CDS encoding YijD family membrane protein, with amino-acid sequence MSNGNKSEKKTLILALVAGMCGDALLSWLTMSEVSFSIFPLIALVLAVQALYQEYLNNPVSEDIPLVGLACFFVGAFGHSAFIKAQYPEAGSNFFAILVSMILLAWVGKKLGFMEKKASAE; translated from the coding sequence ATGTCGAATGGAAATAAATCTGAAAAGAAAACGCTGATTTTGGCACTGGTTGCAGGTATGTGTGGTGATGCTTTATTGTCATGGTTGACCATGAGTGAAGTATCTTTCTCAATCTTCCCTTTGATTGCACTCGTGCTAGCAGTACAGGCGCTTTACCAAGAATACCTTAACAACCCTGTATCAGAAGATATCCCGCTAGTTGGTTTGGCGTGTTTCTTTGTCGGTGCATTTGGCCACTCTGCTTTCATCAAAGCACAATACCCAGAAGCCGGCTCTAACTTCTTCGCGATTCTGGTTTCAATGATTCTGTTGGCTTGGGTTGGTAAAAAGCTGGGCTTTATGGAGAAGAAAGCTTCTGCTGAATAA
- the trmA gene encoding tRNA (uridine(54)-C5)-methyltransferase TrmA — protein sequence MATLDVNPQRYQEQLAEKVERLTDMFAPYNVPELEVFESPEQHYRMRAEFRVWHEGEDLYYIMFDQETREKYRVDQFPAASRLINDLMPLLVDAMKDNESLRRKLFQVDFLSTLSGEILVSLLYHRQLDEEWIENAKALKQRLNDEGFNLNIIGRARKMKIVLDRDYVIEKLDVNGQSYIYQQVENSFTQPNGKVAEKMLEWAVDCTQESTGDLLELYCGNGNFSLALAQNFDRVLATELAKPSVVSAQYNIAANEIDNVQILRLSAEEFTQAIEGKREFRRLQDAGVDLKSYNCNTIFVDPPRSGMDVDTCKMVQGYERIMYISCNPETLKENLDILCETHNVTRFALFDQFPYTHHMEAGVLLERKA from the coding sequence ATGGCTACTCTTGATGTAAATCCACAACGCTACCAAGAACAACTGGCTGAAAAAGTCGAACGTCTCACGGATATGTTCGCGCCATACAACGTGCCAGAGCTGGAAGTGTTTGAATCACCAGAGCAGCATTACCGTATGCGTGCTGAATTTCGTGTTTGGCATGAAGGTGAAGACCTGTACTACATCATGTTCGATCAGGAAACTCGTGAGAAATATCGAGTAGACCAATTCCCAGCAGCTAGCCGTCTGATCAACGACCTAATGCCACTCTTAGTGGATGCGATGAAAGACAATGAATCCTTGCGTCGCAAGCTGTTCCAAGTGGATTTTCTATCGACCTTAAGTGGCGAGATTCTGGTTTCACTGCTTTACCATCGCCAACTTGATGAAGAGTGGATTGAAAACGCAAAAGCACTTAAGCAACGTTTAAATGATGAAGGCTTCAACCTAAACATCATTGGTCGTGCTCGTAAGATGAAGATTGTCTTAGACCGCGACTACGTGATCGAAAAGCTGGACGTAAACGGTCAAAGCTACATTTACCAGCAGGTTGAAAATAGCTTCACACAGCCAAACGGCAAAGTAGCAGAGAAGATGCTGGAATGGGCGGTCGACTGCACTCAAGAAAGCACTGGCGACTTACTAGAGCTTTACTGTGGTAACGGTAACTTCTCTCTGGCGCTGGCACAAAACTTCGATCGCGTTCTTGCAACTGAATTGGCGAAGCCATCTGTGGTTTCTGCGCAATACAACATCGCAGCAAATGAGATTGATAACGTACAAATCCTACGTCTATCAGCAGAAGAATTTACTCAAGCAATCGAAGGTAAACGTGAATTCCGCCGCCTACAAGATGCAGGAGTGGATCTGAAGAGCTACAACTGCAACACGATTTTTGTCGATCCACCACGCTCAGGTATGGATGTCGATACTTGTAAGATGGTGCAAGGTTACGAACGCATCATGTACATCTCTTGTAATCCTGAGACTCTGAAAGAGAATTTGGACATTCTATGTGAAACGCACAACGTGACGCGTTTTGCTCTGTTTGACCAGTTCCCTTACACACACCATATGGAAGCGGGCGTTTTACTAGAACGTAAAGCGTAA
- a CDS encoding TonB-dependent receptor domain-containing protein, with product MRKTFLAITCASLLSPTFYLQAQEASADETVVVTANRFQQIDGAVLAQTVTVTKEDIERLQANSLFDVFRTLPSVEVAQYGGRGQSASIYVRGGSSSQVLVLVDGVRMPRAIMGGVDFNQFPINSIERIDYIRGARASIYGSEAISGVINIITRANIDSDASRVSAGYGSDNHKKGTFVVSKPVGEGKHFKGVLGYEKTDGFNVKPLPGVNDGDEHGFETLNLKLGYQQNFSDNLSGYVGLSAYNNEYDYDNSSYGNPAWGTVDKHEKKTGEVEYVGADLSLEYNKDVYSSELKLAYGQQDNYDHKSGQSKSTGDHVAIEQFNAIWLNSYSISEALSVGGGLDYRTEKLAKGYIAPSDWGPAKDYDPEKNPRTNFGASAIAQYAYDVWTLEASVRNDENNQFGNNTTWQTAAGWKFYQGYELTLSHGTAFRAPSFVDLYYPGYEMPNLKPEESENTELSLSGAVSILDWTVTGYYNQIENMLIWEGAGMQNVGEAEIKGVELEVKFDTDIVSHEFYLDYKDPVDKSGAEDTQLAYRAKRGAKWNAYATFDQWTLGSQYLYQGERFNGSTRLSSYSLWNFTASYAVNQNWDVNAKLSNAFDKDYEMYSGYATPGRQYFVSADYRF from the coding sequence ATGAGAAAAACGTTTCTTGCGATCACGTGTGCATCGCTGCTTTCACCTACCTTTTATTTACAGGCTCAAGAAGCCTCTGCAGACGAAACGGTTGTGGTTACCGCAAACCGATTCCAGCAAATTGATGGTGCGGTTCTCGCACAAACCGTTACGGTAACCAAAGAAGATATTGAGCGCCTGCAAGCGAATAGTCTGTTTGATGTGTTCCGTACACTACCGAGTGTTGAAGTTGCTCAGTACGGTGGACGTGGTCAATCTGCCTCTATTTATGTGCGAGGTGGTAGTTCATCCCAAGTTCTTGTTTTAGTCGATGGTGTGCGCATGCCTCGCGCGATAATGGGCGGCGTCGATTTTAATCAATTTCCAATCAACTCTATAGAACGTATCGACTACATTCGTGGTGCGCGTGCTTCTATTTACGGTTCAGAAGCGATTTCTGGCGTCATCAACATTATTACTCGTGCGAACATTGATAGTGATGCAAGTCGTGTGTCCGCTGGTTATGGTTCGGACAATCATAAGAAAGGAACGTTTGTTGTCTCTAAGCCAGTCGGTGAAGGTAAACACTTTAAGGGCGTGTTAGGTTACGAGAAAACCGATGGTTTCAATGTGAAACCGTTACCAGGAGTGAATGACGGTGATGAGCACGGCTTTGAAACGCTCAACCTTAAATTGGGTTACCAACAAAACTTCTCTGATAACTTATCTGGCTACGTTGGTCTGAGTGCTTACAATAATGAGTATGACTACGACAACAGTAGTTATGGAAACCCAGCTTGGGGCACCGTTGATAAACACGAGAAGAAAACCGGTGAAGTTGAGTATGTTGGTGCAGACCTATCATTGGAATACAACAAAGACGTGTACTCATCTGAATTGAAACTGGCTTATGGTCAACAAGACAACTACGACCACAAATCAGGTCAAAGTAAATCGACAGGCGATCACGTCGCTATTGAGCAGTTCAATGCTATTTGGTTGAACTCGTACAGCATTAGCGAAGCATTAAGCGTGGGCGGAGGTTTGGATTACCGCACTGAGAAGCTAGCCAAGGGTTATATTGCCCCAAGTGATTGGGGACCTGCTAAAGATTACGACCCAGAAAAGAACCCAAGAACCAACTTTGGTGCTAGCGCAATTGCTCAATATGCTTATGACGTATGGACATTAGAAGCGAGCGTACGTAACGATGAAAACAACCAATTTGGTAACAACACCACTTGGCAAACTGCTGCGGGTTGGAAGTTTTACCAAGGTTATGAATTAACGCTAAGCCACGGTACAGCCTTCCGAGCTCCGAGCTTTGTTGATTTGTATTATCCAGGCTACGAAATGCCAAATCTAAAACCTGAAGAATCAGAAAATACCGAGCTGTCACTATCGGGTGCTGTATCGATCCTTGATTGGACGGTAACGGGTTACTACAACCAAATTGAGAACATGCTAATTTGGGAAGGTGCGGGCATGCAAAATGTCGGCGAAGCAGAAATCAAAGGTGTAGAACTAGAGGTGAAATTCGATACAGATATCGTTTCTCATGAGTTTTACTTAGATTACAAAGACCCAGTCGATAAATCTGGTGCAGAAGATACTCAACTGGCATACCGCGCTAAACGTGGTGCCAAGTGGAATGCTTACGCGACGTTTGACCAATGGACATTGGGCTCGCAGTATCTTTACCAAGGTGAACGTTTTAATGGCAGTACAAGATTATCGAGTTACAGCCTATGGAACTTCACCGCTTCTTACGCGGTGAACCAAAACTGGGATGTTAATGCGAAGCTAAGTAATGCCTTCGATAAAGATTACGAGATGTACTCAGGTTACGCGACGCCAGGGCGTCAGTACTTTGTCTCGGCGGACTACCGCTTCTAA
- a CDS encoding ATPase — translation MTKAKRVVISWSSGKDSTLTLERLNESPHYQVVGLYTTYVDKEVPFQATPLEVVQMQADLLGLSLITIELPEVFPSNDIYQSTIVHALENSGLNVEAVAFGDMFCNGIADYRRSYIEPAGWECVFPLLGEESKALAFEIVERGIQTMLITTDGEVLPSEWCGRWYDKALIESLPGHIDPCGENGEFHTLVTSTPSFQGHIELTKLEVEIGERFSHQRYQAKALPKQI, via the coding sequence ATGACAAAGGCAAAACGTGTTGTGATCAGCTGGTCGAGTGGTAAAGACTCTACGTTAACGTTAGAGCGTCTAAACGAAAGTCCGCATTATCAGGTGGTTGGCTTGTACACCACTTATGTTGATAAAGAAGTACCTTTCCAAGCAACGCCACTTGAGGTTGTGCAAATGCAGGCGGACTTACTTGGTCTTTCGCTCATTACTATCGAGCTGCCTGAAGTCTTCCCGAGTAACGACATTTATCAATCGACCATCGTTCATGCATTGGAAAATAGTGGGCTGAATGTAGAAGCTGTCGCGTTTGGTGATATGTTCTGCAATGGTATAGCTGATTATCGACGTAGCTATATTGAGCCTGCCGGTTGGGAATGTGTATTCCCATTACTGGGGGAAGAGAGCAAGGCATTGGCATTTGAAATTGTCGAGCGTGGTATTCAAACTATGCTAATCACCACCGATGGAGAAGTATTGCCGTCGGAGTGGTGTGGACGTTGGTATGACAAAGCGCTGATTGAGTCATTACCCGGTCATATTGATCCCTGCGGAGAAAATGGCGAATTCCATACATTGGTGACATCAACTCCATCATTTCAAGGACATATAGAATTGACTAAGCTTGAAGTGGAAATAGGGGAGCGATTCAGCCATCAAAGATACCAAGCCAAAGCATTGCCAAAACAAATCTAA
- the murI gene encoding glutamate racemase, which yields MRASSKKKVLVFDSGVGGLSVFQEIHRLLPHMDYLYLFDNEAYPYGELDQDVLITRVNQLVAALVEEHQADIVVIACNTASTIVLPSLRANLSIPVVGVVPAIKPASLLASLGVGLIATPATVTRQYTHELIRDFAQGKPVELLGSTRLVDMAEEKLRGESISLVELESILLPLRNKVDVAVLGCTHFPLIKDEINQALGGEVTLVDSGEAIARRVKALLMSDMKQESKEEGSKKIYASAPPWQEDALNICLAELGFNPVQVYRHPDV from the coding sequence GTGCGAGCATCAAGTAAGAAAAAAGTCCTAGTGTTTGACTCCGGTGTTGGAGGGCTATCGGTCTTTCAAGAAATCCACCGACTTCTTCCACACATGGATTACTTGTATCTATTCGACAACGAAGCTTATCCATATGGCGAGCTCGATCAAGATGTACTGATCACTCGTGTCAATCAGTTAGTAGCGGCATTGGTGGAAGAGCATCAAGCCGATATCGTGGTTATTGCGTGCAATACGGCAAGTACCATTGTGCTGCCTTCCTTGCGCGCTAATCTATCCATTCCAGTGGTTGGAGTGGTCCCAGCAATAAAGCCTGCTTCTTTACTTGCCTCTCTAGGTGTCGGACTCATTGCTACGCCAGCGACCGTCACTCGTCAGTATACTCATGAACTGATTCGCGATTTTGCTCAAGGAAAACCTGTTGAATTGCTAGGCTCTACTCGCTTAGTGGATATGGCGGAAGAAAAGCTGCGCGGGGAAAGTATCTCTTTAGTAGAACTCGAAAGCATTCTTCTACCGCTCCGCAATAAAGTGGATGTTGCAGTACTTGGCTGTACTCACTTTCCTTTGATTAAAGATGAAATCAATCAAGCGTTAGGTGGAGAAGTCACGCTAGTTGATTCTGGTGAAGCGATTGCTCGTCGAGTAAAAGCGTTACTCATGAGTGATATGAAGCAAGAGAGTAAAGAGGAAGGGAGCAAGAAAATTTATGCCAGTGCACCTCCTTGGCAAGAAGATGCACTGAATATCTGTCTGGCAGAACTAGGTTTTAATCCTGTTCAAGTTTACCGCCATCCGGATGTTTAG
- a CDS encoding RNA-binding protein, translating into MTSKKNLTLCAGLAVIGGVIFSQLPVPPALSFVIGVVATAFLFSLSSKTPVIQPSDSDPSTKTLYVGNLPYKANESHVRDLFAEYGQVYAVRLMKDKRTGKRRGFGFVVMAAADAKPAIAKLNEKEYMERTLKVRIANDPKHPDGGKLEQD; encoded by the coding sequence ATGACGTCTAAAAAAAATCTGACCTTGTGTGCTGGGTTAGCGGTTATCGGGGGAGTTATCTTCTCTCAATTACCGGTTCCACCAGCCTTGAGCTTTGTTATTGGTGTTGTCGCTACTGCTTTTCTGTTTTCACTTTCTAGCAAGACACCTGTTATTCAACCTTCTGATTCCGATCCTTCGACCAAAACACTGTATGTCGGCAACTTGCCTTATAAAGCAAATGAGAGTCACGTTCGTGATTTGTTTGCGGAGTATGGGCAGGTTTATGCGGTGCGTTTAATGAAAGACAAACGCACCGGTAAAAGAAGAGGGTTTGGTTTTGTCGTGATGGCCGCGGCTGATGCCAAACCGGCGATCGCGAAACTCAATGAAAAGGAATATATGGAGCGAACTCTGAAAGTTCGAATTGCTAACGACCCTAAACATCCGGATGGCGGTAAACTTGAACAGGATTAA